From the Streptomyces sp. Tu 2975 genome, one window contains:
- a CDS encoding response regulator transcription factor, producing MLRVLAVDDEKPALEELLYLLRADSRIRSAEGATDATEALRRIGRALEAGPDSEDAIDVVFLDIHMAGLTGLDVARLLAGFARPPLIVFVTAHEGFAVQAFDLKAVDYVLKPVRRERLAEAVRRVRDLVVPLREPQRQDARPVPPAYLPPGAAAPAAPAAPAAPAAPAAPAAPAVPNGGGAEQIPVELGGVTRFVPVDDITYVEAQGDYARLHTAAGSHLVRIPLSALEERWASRGFVRIHRSHLVALGRIDELRLDAGTTTVRVGDAELAVSRRHARQLRDLLLRHARG from the coding sequence ATGCTGCGCGTACTGGCTGTCGACGACGAGAAACCGGCGCTCGAAGAGTTGCTCTACCTCCTGCGTGCCGATTCACGGATCCGCAGCGCCGAAGGCGCGACCGACGCAACGGAGGCGCTGCGCCGCATCGGCCGGGCCCTGGAGGCCGGACCGGACAGCGAGGACGCCATCGACGTCGTCTTCCTCGACATCCACATGGCGGGGCTGACCGGGCTCGACGTCGCGAGGCTGCTCGCCGGGTTCGCCAGGCCGCCGCTGATCGTCTTCGTCACGGCCCACGAGGGGTTCGCGGTCCAGGCGTTCGACCTCAAGGCCGTCGACTACGTCCTCAAGCCGGTCCGCAGGGAACGGCTCGCCGAAGCCGTGCGCCGGGTCCGCGACCTGGTCGTCCCTCTGCGGGAACCTCAGCGGCAGGACGCGCGGCCCGTCCCCCCGGCCTACCTCCCGCCGGGCGCGGCCGCACCGGCCGCACCGGCCGCACCGGCCGCACCGGCCGCACCGGCCGCACCGGCCGCACCGGCCGTGCCGAACGGCGGGGGAGCGGAGCAGATTCCGGTGGAGCTCGGCGGAGTGACCCGTTTCGTGCCGGTGGACGACATCACCTACGTCGAGGCGCAGGGTGACTACGCCCGGCTCCACACCGCCGCGGGCAGCCATCTCGTCCGCATCCCGCTGTCCGCCCTGGAGGAGCGCTGGGCCTCCCGCGGGTTCGTCCGCATACACCGCAGCCACCTGGTGGCCTTGGGACGCATCGACGAACTGAGGCTGGACGCCGGCACGACGACCGTGCGGGTCGGGGACGCCGAACTCGCGGTCAGCCGCCGCCACGCCCGTCAGCTGCGTGACCTGCTGCTGCGGCACGCGCGCGGCTGA
- a CDS encoding zf-HC2 domain-containing protein: MSRQQPHLDVAAYALGILEPADAFRFEEHLAGCVTCAVGLSDFTALAGALSELAGPDRVDARPGPKLLERLTGAVVVQRRRDRRRRLVLVAVAASLIVALPTAVMTVRGAGEPASPRVVASDPATGVTASVALEDRGWGTAVAMRLTGLAGPRTCRLVAIGKDGVEHPVLSWWVPEGGYGVREGPGREGPLDLEASTGLHTAEIGRWEVRAASGERLLSIGG; this comes from the coding sequence ATGAGCCGGCAGCAGCCGCACCTGGATGTGGCCGCATACGCGCTGGGCATCCTGGAACCGGCCGACGCGTTCCGGTTCGAGGAGCACCTTGCCGGTTGTGTCACGTGTGCCGTGGGGCTGTCCGACTTCACCGCCCTGGCCGGCGCGCTGTCCGAGCTCGCCGGTCCTGACCGGGTCGACGCCCGCCCCGGTCCGAAGCTGCTCGAGCGGCTCACCGGCGCAGTGGTGGTGCAGCGTCGCCGGGACCGCCGGCGGCGGCTGGTGCTGGTCGCCGTGGCCGCGTCGCTGATCGTCGCGCTGCCCACCGCGGTGATGACGGTCCGGGGCGCCGGGGAGCCCGCGTCGCCGCGGGTCGTGGCGTCGGATCCGGCGACCGGCGTCACCGCCTCCGTGGCGCTGGAGGACCGCGGCTGGGGCACGGCGGTCGCGATGCGGCTCACCGGGCTCGCCGGTCCGCGTACCTGCCGGCTCGTTGCGATCGGCAAGGACGGGGTGGAGCACCCCGTCCTGAGCTGGTGGGTGCCGGAGGGCGGGTACGGCGTACGGGAAGGGCCCGGCCGAGAGGGACCGCTGGACCTCGAGGCGAGCACCGGGCTGCACACGGCGGAGATCGGCCGCTGGGAGGTCCGGGCGGCGAGCGGCGAGCGGCTGCTGTCGATCGGCGGCTGA
- a CDS encoding DNA-formamidopyrimidine glycosylase family protein — MPELPEVEALREFLDAQLVGRRIERVLPVAISVLKTYDPPLSAVEGTDVTAVQRHGKWLDITAGGLHLVAHLARAGWLQWKDELPAQPPRPGKGPLALRTVLAGGGGFDLTEAGTTKRLAVHVVRDPAEVPGVARLGPDPLSDDFDRAAFARVLEGERRRIKGALRDQGLIAGIGNAYSDEILHAARMSPFKPVQNLSGEETDTLYEALRTTLADAVERSRGLAAGRLKSEKKSGMRVHGRTGRPCPVCGDTVREVAFSDSSLQYCPTCQTGGRPLADRRLSRLLK, encoded by the coding sequence ATGCCCGAACTGCCCGAGGTCGAAGCGCTACGGGAGTTCCTCGACGCCCAACTGGTGGGCCGGAGGATCGAACGTGTGCTGCCGGTGGCCATCAGCGTTCTCAAGACCTACGACCCGCCGCTCTCCGCCGTCGAGGGAACGGACGTCACCGCCGTTCAACGGCACGGGAAGTGGCTCGACATCACCGCGGGCGGCCTTCACCTCGTCGCCCATCTCGCCCGCGCGGGCTGGCTCCAGTGGAAGGACGAGCTCCCCGCGCAGCCCCCGCGTCCCGGCAAAGGGCCGCTGGCGCTGCGGACGGTGCTGGCCGGGGGCGGCGGCTTCGACCTGACGGAGGCCGGGACCACCAAGCGGCTCGCCGTGCACGTCGTCCGGGATCCGGCCGAGGTGCCCGGGGTGGCGCGGCTCGGACCCGACCCGCTCTCCGACGACTTCGACCGTGCCGCGTTCGCCAGGGTGCTCGAGGGCGAGCGCCGCCGGATCAAGGGCGCCTTGCGCGACCAAGGTCTGATCGCGGGCATCGGCAACGCGTACAGCGACGAGATCCTGCACGCCGCCAGGATGTCGCCCTTCAAACCCGTGCAGAACCTCAGCGGCGAAGAGACCGACACGCTGTACGAGGCGCTGCGGACCACCCTCGCCGACGCCGTGGAACGCTCACGGGGACTGGCGGCGGGCCGGCTCAAGTCGGAGAAGAAGAGCGGCATGCGCGTCCACGGCCGCACCGGCCGACCGTGCCCCGTGTGCGGCGACACCGTCCGTGAAGTGGCCTTCAGCGACTCGTCGTTGCAGTACTGCCCCACCTGCCAGACCGGTGGCCGCCCGCTCGCGGACCGCCGGCTCTCCCGACTGCTCAAGTGA
- a CDS encoding amidohydrolase family protein → MNVVDAHHHVWDLSVRDQEWISGRAMAPIRRSFGIEDLSPLARAAGVRATVLVQTVCAVEETPEFLALAAADNLVAGVVGWTDLTAPGVADTLAALRELPGGHRLVGVRHQVQSEPDPHWLLRPDVLRGLAAVAEAGLVYDVVVLPHQLSAAAGAAARVPGLTFVLDHLGKPPVASAEPGPWTRAVRALAAHPNTVCKLSGLVTEADWSSWTVAGLRPFADTVLEAFGPDRLLFGSDWPVCNLAAGYAEVLGAARALTGHLGEEERRAVFADTATRVYRL, encoded by the coding sequence GTGAACGTCGTCGACGCGCACCACCATGTGTGGGACCTCTCCGTACGGGACCAGGAATGGATCAGCGGCCGGGCGATGGCCCCGATCCGGCGCTCCTTCGGCATCGAGGACCTGTCGCCCCTGGCCCGGGCCGCCGGGGTGCGTGCCACCGTGCTCGTCCAGACGGTGTGCGCCGTGGAAGAGACCCCCGAATTCCTGGCCCTCGCCGCCGCCGACAACCTCGTCGCCGGGGTCGTCGGATGGACCGACCTCACCGCCCCCGGCGTCGCCGACACGCTGGCCGCGCTCCGCGAACTCCCCGGCGGCCACCGGCTCGTCGGCGTCCGCCACCAGGTCCAGAGCGAACCGGACCCTCACTGGCTGCTGCGCCCCGACGTCCTGCGCGGCCTCGCCGCCGTCGCGGAGGCCGGACTCGTCTACGACGTCGTGGTCCTGCCGCACCAGTTGTCCGCGGCGGCCGGGGCGGCAGCGAGGGTGCCCGGACTCACCTTCGTTCTCGACCATCTCGGCAAGCCGCCCGTCGCCTCTGCCGAACCCGGGCCCTGGACCCGCGCGGTACGCGCACTGGCGGCGCACCCCAACACCGTCTGCAAGCTCTCCGGTCTGGTGACCGAGGCCGACTGGTCCTCCTGGACCGTCGCCGGCCTGCGCCCCTTCGCCGACACGGTGCTGGAGGCCTTCGGGCCGGACCGGCTGCTGTTCGGCTCCGACTGGCCGGTGTGCAACCTCGCCGCCGGCTACGCGGAGGTTCTGGGCGCCGCCCGGGCACTGACCGGGCACCTCGGCGAGGAGGAGCGGCGAGCCGTCTTCGCAGACACGGCGACCCGCGTCTACCGCCTCTGA
- a CDS encoding aldo/keto reductase has product MRRSTLGHSAVEITELSFGASGIGNLYTPVGPDDAAATVDAAWDVGIRAFDTAPHYGLGLAERRLGEALRARPRDAYTLSTKVGRLLEPCPVAGDDLAHGFAVRADHRRVWDFSADGVLRSIEDSLRRLGLDRVDVVHLHDPDDHAEAAFRHAYPALERLRAEGVVGAVGAGMNQAAMLARFLRDTDVDAVLCAGRYTLLDQSALTDLLPEAQARGKSVVVGGVFNSGLLADPRPGAHYDYTTAPPHLVAHALRLKETAERHGVPLRAAALHYSLGHPAVAGVLTGARSAAEVRDTAELLATPVPAALFDELRAEGLLPDTPQRAPKAPGGAGAAPR; this is encoded by the coding sequence ATGCGACGCAGCACGCTCGGACACAGCGCGGTCGAGATCACCGAACTGTCCTTCGGGGCGTCCGGCATCGGCAATCTCTACACACCCGTCGGCCCCGACGACGCGGCCGCCACGGTCGACGCCGCCTGGGACGTGGGCATCCGCGCCTTCGACACCGCCCCCCACTACGGGCTCGGACTGGCCGAACGGCGACTCGGCGAGGCGCTCCGTGCCCGGCCGCGCGACGCGTACACGCTCTCCACGAAGGTCGGCCGGCTGCTCGAACCGTGCCCGGTGGCGGGGGACGACCTGGCCCACGGCTTCGCCGTACGCGCCGACCACCGGAGGGTATGGGACTTCAGCGCCGACGGCGTCCTGCGCAGCATCGAGGACAGCCTCCGGCGACTCGGCCTGGACCGCGTCGACGTCGTCCACCTCCACGACCCCGACGACCACGCGGAGGCCGCCTTCCGGCACGCCTACCCGGCGCTGGAAAGACTGCGGGCCGAAGGCGTCGTCGGCGCCGTCGGCGCGGGCATGAACCAGGCGGCGATGCTTGCCCGCTTCCTGCGCGACACCGACGTCGACGCCGTCCTGTGCGCCGGCCGCTACACGCTGCTCGACCAGAGCGCGCTGACCGACCTGCTGCCGGAGGCGCAGGCCCGGGGCAAGAGCGTCGTCGTCGGCGGCGTATTCAACTCCGGGCTGCTCGCCGATCCCCGCCCCGGTGCCCACTACGACTACACCACCGCGCCGCCGCACCTCGTCGCGCACGCCCTGCGCCTCAAGGAGACCGCGGAACGCCACGGGGTACCCCTGCGTGCCGCGGCCCTGCACTACTCCCTCGGCCATCCGGCCGTGGCGGGCGTCCTCACCGGCGCGCGGTCCGCCGCCGAGGTACGCGACACCGCCGAGCTGCTCGCGACACCCGTACCGGCCGCGCTCTTCGACGAACTGCGCGCCGAGGGGCTGCTGCCCGACACGCCTCAGCGAGCACCGAAGGCGCCCGGCGGCGCCGGAGCAGCACCGCGGTGA
- a CDS encoding DNA polymerase ligase N-terminal domain-containing protein, with product MPARDALAEYRRKRDFHRTTEPAGRGGPNDREALSFVVQIHDASTMHFDFRLEVDGVLKSWAVPKGPSADPGAKRLAMPTEDHPLEYADYEGVITPGEYGAGAVIIWDEGTYLSLATDRRGDEIPFADALAAGHASFWLDGKKLHGGYALTRTRDSRDGGRETWLLVKKHDRHASSHHAPEPRRARSARTGRTLKGVAADASSNSA from the coding sequence ATGCCTGCCCGCGACGCACTGGCGGAGTACCGCCGCAAGCGCGACTTCCACCGCACCACCGAGCCCGCGGGAAGAGGCGGCCCCAACGACCGAGAGGCGCTCTCGTTCGTGGTCCAGATCCACGACGCGAGCACGATGCACTTCGACTTCCGCCTCGAGGTGGACGGCGTCCTCAAGAGCTGGGCCGTCCCGAAGGGTCCGTCCGCCGACCCGGGCGCCAAGCGTCTCGCCATGCCGACAGAGGACCATCCGTTGGAGTACGCGGACTACGAAGGCGTCATCACACCTGGTGAGTACGGCGCCGGCGCCGTCATCATCTGGGACGAGGGCACCTACCTCAGCCTCGCCACCGACCGGCGCGGCGACGAGATCCCCTTCGCCGACGCCCTGGCGGCCGGCCACGCCTCGTTCTGGCTCGACGGCAAGAAGCTGCACGGCGGCTATGCGCTGACCCGCACACGCGACAGCCGGGACGGCGGACGCGAGACGTGGCTCCTGGTGAAGAAGCACGACCGGCACGCCTCCTCGCACCACGCGCCGGAGCCCCGCCGGGCCCGGTCCGCCCGCACCGGCCGGACCCTCAAGGGGGTGGCGGCGGACGCGTCGTCCAACAGTGCTTGA
- a CDS encoding SpoIIE family protein phosphatase, whose product MVDRAAGALSLPDDWPAHADVSLHLNRMGTFDWDLSSGLMHMDGPGLEVFDLRSEEYDGRPESLGMRVPADEAVRLDTMVAQALKSGHDNYGAYFRIRRRDGTLRWTHTQGCVRRDETGRPVRIIGIVRDATDELADSTAHIEVDLERRRQTSVVESTTAALAHARTVQDVIELLKNTHGLEHLGATSLVMGLLESGRIHLVAEGPEGSFVPGTRYTRVDEQYPMSEVVRTLTPRFIESKADFARSYPVLWPHIRGLGVTAAAYLPLIAQARPIGALGLLYSDKTGFSADERNLLVALGSSIAQSIQRAMLYEQEHDLAEGLQQAMLPRRLPEVPGAQIAVRYRSARFGRDIGGDWYDIIALPGGRVGAVIGDVQGHDTHAAAVMGQLRIVLRAYAAEGHTPATVMARASVFLHELDTDRFATCTYAEVDLSTGVVQVVRAGHVDPLIRELNGSCRRLALQGGLPLGLSAEFGRLEYPVGTVELDPGQTLVMYTDGLVEQPGADLDDGMQLLAELVHGGPRDLQLLADRLCEVVDDRGGDDDVALLLLRRKGAFTAQAGGRLQQHVAQGDPEALSSARHMVRAAVRAWGAGDRADDIELAADEMITNALMHTDGGAIVTVRVLAGAERRLRVEVEDRSSALPRRREAGVAGVSGRGLMLVDRLSDSWGVESRGSGKCVWCEFRIPDRLTP is encoded by the coding sequence ATGGTTGATCGGGCAGCGGGTGCCCTGTCGCTCCCCGACGACTGGCCGGCGCACGCGGACGTGAGCCTGCACCTCAACCGCATGGGCACCTTCGACTGGGACCTTTCAAGCGGGCTCATGCACATGGACGGGCCAGGCCTCGAGGTGTTCGACCTGCGTTCCGAGGAGTACGACGGCCGTCCGGAGAGCTTGGGCATGCGGGTACCGGCCGACGAGGCCGTCCGGCTGGACACGATGGTGGCCCAGGCACTCAAGAGCGGGCACGACAATTACGGTGCCTACTTCCGTATCCGGCGCCGTGACGGCACTTTGCGGTGGACCCATACCCAGGGATGCGTACGGCGGGACGAGACCGGCCGCCCCGTGCGCATCATCGGCATCGTCAGGGACGCCACCGACGAGCTCGCCGACTCCACGGCCCATATCGAGGTCGACCTCGAGCGCCGCAGGCAGACCAGCGTCGTCGAGAGCACCACGGCCGCCCTCGCGCACGCCAGGACCGTGCAGGACGTCATCGAACTGCTCAAGAACACGCACGGGCTCGAGCACCTCGGCGCCACCAGCCTCGTGATGGGACTCCTCGAGTCGGGCCGGATCCACCTCGTGGCCGAAGGGCCGGAAGGCTCCTTCGTGCCGGGCACCCGCTACACCCGGGTCGACGAGCAGTACCCGATGAGCGAAGTCGTCCGCACGCTCACCCCGCGTTTCATCGAGTCCAAGGCCGACTTCGCCCGGTCCTACCCCGTACTGTGGCCCCACATCCGCGGACTCGGCGTCACCGCCGCGGCCTACCTGCCCCTGATCGCCCAGGCACGCCCCATCGGAGCGCTCGGACTCCTCTACAGCGACAAGACCGGCTTCAGCGCCGACGAGCGCAACCTCCTCGTGGCGCTCGGCAGCAGCATCGCCCAGAGCATCCAGCGGGCGATGCTCTACGAACAGGAGCACGACCTCGCGGAGGGGCTCCAGCAGGCCATGCTGCCGCGCCGGCTCCCCGAGGTGCCGGGAGCGCAGATCGCGGTGCGCTACCGCTCCGCCCGGTTCGGGCGGGACATCGGCGGTGACTGGTACGACATCATCGCGCTGCCGGGCGGCCGTGTCGGAGCCGTCATCGGGGACGTACAGGGCCACGACACACATGCGGCCGCCGTGATGGGACAGCTCCGCATCGTCCTGCGTGCCTACGCCGCAGAAGGCCACACCCCGGCCACCGTGATGGCCCGGGCGTCCGTCTTCCTGCACGAACTGGACACCGACCGCTTCGCCACCTGCACCTACGCCGAGGTCGACCTGTCCACCGGGGTCGTGCAGGTCGTCAGGGCCGGACACGTCGACCCGCTGATCAGGGAACTCAACGGCAGCTGCCGGAGGCTGGCGCTCCAGGGCGGGCTGCCGCTGGGGCTCTCCGCGGAGTTCGGCCGGCTCGAGTACCCGGTCGGCACCGTCGAACTCGACCCCGGGCAGACGCTGGTGATGTACACGGACGGTCTGGTCGAACAGCCCGGAGCCGACCTCGACGACGGGATGCAACTGCTGGCCGAGCTCGTGCACGGCGGTCCGCGCGACCTCCAGCTGCTGGCGGACCGGCTCTGCGAAGTGGTGGACGATCGCGGGGGCGACGACGACGTGGCGCTCCTGCTGCTGCGCCGCAAGGGCGCCTTCACCGCCCAGGCGGGCGGCCGCCTCCAGCAGCACGTCGCCCAGGGCGACCCGGAGGCGCTGAGCTCGGCACGTCACATGGTCCGGGCGGCCGTACGCGCGTGGGGCGCCGGCGATCGGGCGGACGACATCGAGCTGGCCGCCGACGAGATGATCACGAACGCGCTGATGCACACCGACGGCGGGGCGATCGTCACCGTGCGGGTCCTGGCCGGAGCGGAACGGCGACTCCGGGTCGAGGTCGAGGACCGCTCCAGCGCGCTGCCGCGCCGGCGCGAAGCCGGCGTGGCGGGCGTCTCGGGGCGCGGCCTGATGCTGGTGGACCGGCTCTCCGACAGCTGGGGCGTCGAATCACGCGGCAGCGGCAAGTGCGTATGGTGCGAGTTCCGTATCCCGGACCGGCTCACGCCCTGA
- a CDS encoding DUF6777 domain-containing protein, which translates to MRSPMRGLYATVAVLCLGPLAAGCGGDSRAAEPGEILLQSLAAPGPDPFTASTVTAGTPPALPVVAGAPKSPSGGGVSLRTMSGATPGLYAGIQGEAACDVGRQAGLLAADKRKAKAFAEAVGVERSGVAAFLRGLTPVVLRVDVRVTGHGFHDGAAVARQSVLQAGTAVLVDEFGAPRVRCASGAPLKQPVAIRTALVNKGEPWSGYRADRVIVIKPAAQAVNNLLLVSAVDNGWIERPGGTEGEDDAGPAVLPPVDPDEVFGDPSRTAPGGAVDSAGAERATPEPRPSAAPPQPQLPVEPAPVQSAPPEPPVEPDVPAAPQPDLPADLDQGVPDIVEPEPVDPGLTAGSEAGQEQDPVGTEPFAPAGPGQESLPETHVLPR; encoded by the coding sequence GTGCGCTCACCGATGCGTGGTCTGTACGCGACGGTCGCCGTGCTGTGCCTGGGGCCGCTGGCCGCCGGCTGCGGCGGCGACAGCAGGGCAGCGGAGCCGGGGGAGATCCTCCTCCAGTCGCTCGCCGCGCCGGGGCCGGACCCCTTCACCGCGTCGACCGTCACGGCAGGGACGCCCCCTGCGCTGCCGGTCGTCGCCGGCGCGCCGAAGAGCCCGTCCGGTGGCGGGGTGAGCCTCCGTACGATGTCCGGCGCGACGCCGGGCCTCTATGCGGGCATCCAGGGGGAGGCAGCCTGCGACGTCGGACGTCAGGCCGGGCTGCTGGCGGCGGACAAGCGCAAGGCGAAGGCCTTCGCCGAAGCGGTGGGCGTCGAGCGGTCCGGCGTCGCCGCGTTCCTGCGCGGCCTCACCCCGGTCGTGCTCCGCGTCGACGTCCGCGTCACCGGTCACGGTTTCCACGACGGCGCCGCCGTCGCCCGGCAATCGGTGCTCCAGGCCGGTACCGCCGTACTGGTCGACGAGTTCGGGGCGCCGCGGGTGCGCTGCGCCTCCGGAGCGCCGCTGAAGCAGCCCGTGGCGATCAGGACCGCGCTGGTCAACAAGGGCGAGCCCTGGTCCGGATACCGGGCGGACCGGGTGATCGTGATCAAGCCGGCGGCGCAGGCCGTCAACAACCTCCTGCTCGTCAGCGCCGTCGACAACGGCTGGATCGAGCGCCCCGGCGGCACGGAGGGCGAGGACGACGCCGGGCCCGCTGTGCTTCCGCCCGTCGACCCCGACGAGGTCTTCGGCGACCCCAGCCGTACGGCCCCGGGCGGAGCGGTGGACTCGGCGGGTGCGGAGCGGGCCACTCCAGAGCCCCGGCCCTCGGCCGCCCCGCCGCAGCCGCAGTTGCCCGTGGAGCCGGCGCCCGTCCAGTCCGCGCCGCCCGAACCGCCGGTGGAGCCGGACGTGCCCGCCGCCCCCCAGCCGGACCTGCCCGCGGACCTGGATCAAGGGGTGCCGGACATCGTGGAGCCCGAACCGGTCGACCCCGGTCTCACCGCGGGGTCGGAGGCCGGGCAGGAGCAGGATCCGGTCGGTACGGAACCGTTCGCTCCCGCCGGCCCGGGCCAGGAATCCCTTCCGGAGACCCACGTGCTGCCGCGCTGA
- a CDS encoding YndJ family protein — protein sequence MFVLVNLIVMLGMLVIVPAGLRLVDPVRLAPVRRMWPLFAVPGAVALWLPRGPVATALAVVYALGTLLLAAQAPRRLVRTRSSAPAEIAVLTALAAPSVAGLALVAERAGYELLGFTLPILALTVPHFHFAGFTAALVAGLVCNAAAGRLARFAALSVPLGTLTVLAGYFVDDWAELAGALVLTAGMWGVALLTWRDVRGAERDPYTRALLAVSAAVLVATMLLALSWAVGQAADVPHPGLTWMAATHGLGNALGFALCSVLAWRKIKDMKESAV from the coding sequence ATGTTCGTACTGGTCAACCTGATCGTCATGCTCGGGATGCTGGTGATCGTGCCCGCCGGACTACGTCTTGTGGACCCCGTACGGCTGGCGCCCGTTCGGCGGATGTGGCCGCTGTTCGCCGTGCCGGGCGCGGTCGCACTGTGGCTGCCGCGGGGGCCCGTCGCCACCGCGCTCGCCGTCGTCTACGCGCTGGGCACACTACTGCTCGCCGCCCAGGCGCCGCGGCGGCTGGTCCGCACCCGTTCCTCGGCGCCCGCCGAGATCGCGGTGCTCACCGCGCTGGCGGCACCGTCCGTCGCCGGCCTCGCGCTGGTCGCCGAGCGGGCGGGGTACGAGTTGCTCGGCTTCACGCTGCCGATCCTGGCGCTGACGGTGCCGCACTTCCACTTCGCGGGATTCACCGCCGCGCTCGTGGCGGGCCTGGTGTGCAACGCGGCCGCCGGACGCCTCGCCCGTTTCGCCGCCCTGAGCGTGCCGCTCGGCACGCTGACCGTCCTCGCGGGGTACTTCGTCGACGACTGGGCCGAACTGGCCGGCGCGCTCGTGCTGACCGCGGGCATGTGGGGAGTGGCACTGCTGACCTGGCGCGACGTCCGGGGCGCGGAACGGGACCCGTACACCCGGGCGCTGCTGGCCGTCTCTGCGGCCGTGCTGGTGGCGACGATGCTGCTGGCGCTCAGCTGGGCGGTCGGCCAGGCCGCGGACGTCCCGCACCCCGGCCTGACATGGATGGCCGCCACCCACGGGCTGGGCAACGCCCTCGGCTTCGCACTCTGCTCGGTACTCGCCTGGCGGAAAATCAAGGACATGAAGGAGAGTGCCGTATGA
- a CDS encoding DUF1990 domain-containing protein, whose translation MNGADRTTGRLTYRNVGATRHGPLPAGYNHLHHTTRIGQGRAAFEAAGTAVTTWRMHRGSGARLRASAGRAEPGARVEVSVGVGPLRVSAPCEVIWTVYENDRTGFAYGTLAGHPETGEESFVVDLHDDGSVWFTVQAFSRPAAWYSRLGGPVVPVLQHWYARRLGHTLRRIAAA comes from the coding sequence ATGAACGGCGCGGACAGGACCACGGGACGCCTCACCTACCGGAACGTCGGTGCCACGCGGCACGGGCCGCTCCCTGCCGGCTACAACCACCTGCACCACACCACCCGGATCGGTCAGGGCCGGGCCGCCTTCGAAGCGGCGGGCACCGCCGTGACGACCTGGCGGATGCACCGCGGCTCGGGCGCCAGGCTGCGGGCCTCGGCCGGCCGCGCCGAACCCGGCGCCCGCGTCGAGGTGTCCGTCGGCGTCGGCCCGCTCCGCGTCAGCGCGCCGTGCGAGGTGATCTGGACGGTGTACGAGAATGACCGCACCGGCTTCGCCTACGGCACCCTCGCCGGGCACCCGGAGACCGGTGAGGAGTCGTTCGTGGTGGACCTGCACGACGACGGTTCCGTGTGGTTCACCGTCCAGGCGTTCAGCAGGCCCGCCGCCTGGTACAGCCGGCTCGGCGGTCCGGTCGTGCCCGTACTCCAGCACTGGTACGCCCGGCGGCTCGGCCACACACTGCGGCGGATCGCCGCGGCCTGA